The sequence below is a genomic window from Bosea sp. F3-2.
TCAGGAGGTTCGCATGGCTACGAAGCCTGTCACCGACTCCCTTGCTGCCGACCAGACCGGGGCCACCGCCATGGTCGATGAAGGGATGCAGATCGTCAAAGCGCAGCTCGCCTCGGCAACCGTGTTGCCGCAAAAGATCTGGGAAACGCAGCTCGCGATGACTTCGGAAATCCTGGCCTTCATGGGACGCAGAATGGAGGCCCAGGCCGAACTCTGCGCCAAGCTCGGCCGCTGCAAGGAGATTTCCCAGG
It includes:
- a CDS encoding phasin family protein, with the protein product MATKPVTDSLAADQTGATAMVDEGMQIVKAQLASATVLPQKIWETQLAMTSEILAFMGRRMEAQAELCAKLGRCKEISQAVDAQQDFAKSAGGAYADEAERLSTLARKNMDAWTGISAEYVSNWTGAQKAAA